A region of Granulicella sibirica DNA encodes the following proteins:
- a CDS encoding TetR/AcrR family transcriptional regulator, whose amino-acid sequence MANTGTREKIIEAAYVRFYEFGYNGTSVQDIVDLVGVPKGTFYNYFKSKELLGLEALDLYACVADKVFTPPDVAQGSPRSKKPPPSEIARLRGQFEEALKFQERQKISLGCLMGNFTAESSALPESFGKLIEKSFSRWIAAVSASLRAAQVSGEVAHSHDPDSLARYLMAAWFGSLLLMKNSQKKTPIDDFFRLSFDTLLKTAPPLTKKKVPQRRNGK is encoded by the coding sequence ATGGCAAACACCGGAACTCGCGAGAAGATCATAGAGGCAGCGTATGTCCGATTCTATGAGTTCGGATACAACGGCACGAGTGTACAAGACATCGTCGATCTGGTCGGCGTTCCCAAGGGAACCTTCTACAACTATTTTAAGAGTAAAGAACTTTTAGGCCTTGAGGCGCTCGATCTCTATGCTTGCGTCGCCGACAAGGTGTTCACGCCACCCGACGTCGCACAAGGATCGCCCAGGTCGAAGAAACCTCCGCCATCGGAGATTGCACGCCTCCGCGGCCAATTTGAGGAAGCTCTTAAGTTTCAGGAGCGGCAGAAGATATCTCTCGGCTGCCTTATGGGAAACTTCACCGCGGAATCTTCTGCATTGCCAGAGAGTTTCGGGAAGTTGATTGAAAAGAGCTTTAGTCGTTGGATTGCTGCGGTCTCTGCTTCCCTCCGAGCAGCTCAAGTGAGTGGGGAAGTTGCCCACTCGCATGATCCGGATAGTCTTGCCAGATACCTGATGGCTGCATGGTTTGGCTCGTTGCTGTTGATGAAGAATTCGCAAAAAAAGACACCGATCGATGATTTTTTCAGACTAAGCTTTGATACGCTCCTGAAAACTGCGCCTCCGCTAACTAAAAAGAAAGTGCCGCAACGTCGCAACGGGAAGTGA
- a CDS encoding alpha/beta fold hydrolase, translated as MGAAAALLVLPPSTRAKVDKHQPENLLSGGGASQPKGTDSIPPFLEHRVPREGHFLYAREYKGEGPTFVLLHGYPDNLHIYDLLIPVLVAAGRHVVAFDFLGFGASDKPAGGDYGFRQQLGDLHAVVDFLKLNSIVPVAHDAGGVAAINFTMAKPKSIAGLVLLNTFYADAPTLRIPELIELFSLPQTRAFGLAMASDPKELAFLLRFQQLQFEIGVPQAQIDVIDKLVQPLIFNNFAQQPSAGPAFAALAADLRPQVAINNQRVNKLAELGIPTTIVWGKSDAYLNVGVAQDLAGHFKGATVHLLDAGHWPQLDLPEDVGRYLLAER; from the coding sequence ATGGGTGCCGCCGCAGCCTTGCTCGTATTGCCACCATCCACAAGAGCAAAGGTGGATAAGCACCAACCTGAAAACCTATTGAGTGGGGGGGGAGCATCGCAACCAAAGGGTACGGATTCCATACCCCCCTTCCTAGAACACCGCGTCCCACGAGAAGGCCATTTCCTGTATGCCCGCGAGTACAAGGGGGAGGGACCGACGTTTGTTCTCTTGCACGGCTATCCTGACAATCTGCATATCTACGACCTGCTGATCCCAGTACTCGTCGCTGCTGGCCGTCATGTCGTAGCCTTCGATTTCCTTGGCTTTGGGGCTTCCGACAAACCTGCTGGAGGCGACTATGGCTTTAGACAGCAACTCGGAGATCTACACGCGGTTGTCGACTTCCTCAAACTCAACAGTATCGTGCCGGTCGCCCATGATGCCGGTGGCGTGGCCGCCATCAACTTCACCATGGCGAAACCAAAGTCAATCGCAGGCCTCGTCCTATTGAACACCTTCTATGCAGATGCGCCAACGCTCCGTATACCTGAACTAATCGAACTGTTTTCATTACCCCAGACACGCGCGTTTGGACTAGCTATGGCTTCCGACCCCAAGGAACTCGCTTTCCTTCTAAGGTTTCAGCAGCTCCAGTTTGAAATCGGCGTACCGCAAGCCCAGATCGACGTCATTGACAAGCTGGTACAGCCTCTCATCTTCAATAATTTTGCTCAACAGCCGAGTGCCGGGCCCGCCTTCGCGGCTCTAGCTGCAGACCTTCGTCCCCAGGTCGCTATAAACAATCAGCGAGTCAACAAGCTTGCAGAGTTGGGCATTCCGACAACCATCGTTTGGGGAAAGAGCGACGCGTATCTCAATGTTGGGGTTGCGCAGGATCTTGCCGGCCACTTCAAAGGGGCGACGGTACATCTGCTCGATGCGGGCCATTGGCCACAACTTGATCTGCCAGAAGATGTCGGACGCTACCTTCTAGCAGAGCGGTAG
- a CDS encoding response regulator, whose product MDDDLVCLKLRQTLLESNGYAVIISDRPFEALKQDFDAVDLAFVDYDMPEMNGRELLLRMRASNATFPIVLLSGRAYTLPVEVRGLFSACIDKGSPVGEMLEIIERFRTQGDVKDWG is encoded by the coding sequence GTGGACGACGATCTTGTATGTCTTAAGCTCCGTCAGACTCTTCTTGAAAGCAACGGATACGCTGTGATCATCTCAGATCGACCGTTTGAGGCTTTAAAGCAAGACTTCGACGCTGTCGACCTAGCGTTCGTGGATTACGACATGCCTGAGATGAATGGCAGAGAGTTGCTGCTCAGAATGCGCGCGTCAAACGCGACATTTCCGATTGTTCTCCTGAGCGGGCGAGCCTATACCTTGCCGGTCGAGGTGCGCGGCCTCTTCTCAGCTTGCATCGATAAGGGCTCGCCGGTAGGAGAAATGCTCGAAATCATCGAGCGGTTTCGGACCCAGGGAGACGTGAAGGATTGGGGTTAG
- a CDS encoding SDR family oxidoreductase, with protein sequence MHKDLDGRVAIVTGSSKGFGSAIAKALAAEGASTVVNYVSDKTGAEKTVAAITAAGGIAIALQGSVSDLSEVRRIFDQTIAAFGKVAILVNNAGVYTFGPLAEIEEAEYRRQFDTNVLGTLLMCKEASIRFGDAGGSIINIGTAGTTLNLPGTVMYTATKAASDSITHVLAKELGRRGIRVNSVNPGIVLTEGVSALGMNSETAFVVDLVTQTPLGRAGTTQDIADVVTFLASDKSRWVTGQIIQASGGLQ encoded by the coding sequence ATGCATAAGGATCTAGACGGTAGAGTCGCGATCGTCACCGGAAGTTCCAAAGGGTTCGGCTCGGCGATCGCAAAGGCGCTGGCAGCCGAAGGGGCGTCAACAGTCGTGAATTATGTTTCAGACAAAACCGGCGCGGAAAAGACTGTGGCCGCAATCACTGCGGCAGGCGGCATCGCGATCGCCCTTCAGGGATCCGTTAGTGACCTGTCGGAGGTGAGGCGGATCTTCGACCAGACGATTGCGGCTTTCGGTAAGGTAGCCATCCTCGTCAATAACGCAGGCGTTTACACGTTTGGTCCTCTCGCGGAGATCGAAGAGGCGGAGTACCGGAGGCAATTCGATACGAATGTCTTGGGAACACTTCTGATGTGCAAGGAAGCTTCCATCCGCTTTGGTGACGCCGGCGGAAGCATCATCAACATCGGCACCGCCGGTACGACCCTCAATCTGCCTGGCACGGTGATGTATACGGCAACCAAAGCAGCCTCCGATTCCATCACCCATGTTCTCGCCAAGGAACTAGGCAGGCGCGGTATCCGAGTGAACTCGGTGAATCCCGGGATTGTGCTGACCGAGGGTGTCAGTGCCTTGGGAATGAATTCTGAGACGGCCTTTGTCGTAGACCTTGTTACCCAAACGCCACTGGGGCGCGCTGGAACGACCCAGGACATTGCGGATGTCGTTACCTTTCTTGCCTCTGACAAATCACGCTGGGTCACCGGGCAGATCATACAAGCTTCGGGCGGCCTGCAGTAG
- a CDS encoding winged helix-turn-helix transcriptional regulator: MQDYHECASYIQRVSGVKTVLQGKWSLEILCAMRTEPVRLSRLMRLIPKASKKALRANLRSLESARIVVRRDLSDTLLHVEYDFVDDTRETIWTILDHLAVWGKILQARAKVPPSQA, from the coding sequence ATGCAGGACTATCACGAATGCGCAAGTTACATTCAGCGGGTTTCTGGAGTAAAAACGGTCCTACAGGGCAAATGGAGCTTGGAAATCCTATGCGCCATGCGAACGGAACCCGTTCGTCTCAGTCGGCTCATGAGGCTCATTCCCAAGGCGTCGAAGAAGGCACTAAGAGCCAATCTTCGATCCTTGGAGTCCGCACGGATCGTTGTGAGAAGGGATTTGAGCGATACCTTGCTTCATGTTGAATACGACTTTGTCGATGACACGAGAGAGACAATCTGGACGATCTTGGATCATCTGGCCGTTTGGGGAAAGATCTTGCAAGCAAGAGCAAAGGTCCCTCCTTCGCAGGCTTGA
- a CDS encoding MFS transporter → MTQSAHAASIGTVGADKRRELSRSVTLAALTLASAAETWTTSGVSLTLTDLTGTLSASSDQASWALTVYMAAFAVSIALSDRLSLKYGNRHFLTALSLSYAVASVGCALSTDLSTFLLFRAIAGFAGGAFLVRAFVFFTQQYEPAVRPIPLVGYAIAYFFVGRFLSPVICGWLADVASWRFLFVVPTVFMLTAAWLFNRHGADHWAEEDSRKPLDSLGIGLLFLGAVCLQTALSRGEVDGWFESSTLFTFFLVGITANSIFVLWQLSSWNKHPLLDFAILRNSLARGGAILGFLVGLLLAGSLYVIPQYLRNLEVHSALQTGLLLSIGGAASVLVLCCFRSIIPLFAKIGGTSVLLFALAVEIASQLLFAHFVTTDTPDRDLWLPLALNGIFVGLSVPTLGIVAFATVDNQKASNGRAMYYGCRQLGASVGVTLSAVLIDRRMSFHSSRLLDAFANRNLSVLGQASDLSDRTLSAMVRKQSSVLSFADTFYTMALVAAVTVFFVPLLSAPAPAPSPARSPLDEQGSAALPQAIAGVGR, encoded by the coding sequence ATGACACAGTCAGCTCACGCAGCGTCAATCGGGACTGTTGGTGCTGATAAAAGAAGGGAACTCAGCAGGTCTGTCACGCTTGCCGCACTGACACTTGCCAGCGCAGCGGAGACTTGGACCACCTCTGGCGTGAGTCTGACCCTTACCGATCTAACGGGCACTCTAAGCGCCTCCAGCGATCAGGCTAGTTGGGCTCTAACGGTATACATGGCTGCGTTCGCCGTCTCGATCGCTCTGTCAGATCGCCTCTCCCTCAAATATGGAAATCGACATTTCCTCACAGCTCTCTCCCTTTCTTATGCGGTCGCATCGGTAGGATGCGCGCTCAGTACCGACCTGAGTACCTTTCTTCTCTTTCGCGCTATCGCTGGATTCGCGGGAGGAGCATTTCTTGTCCGTGCATTCGTTTTCTTCACACAGCAATATGAGCCTGCGGTTCGTCCTATACCCCTGGTCGGCTACGCGATCGCCTACTTCTTTGTTGGTAGGTTCTTGTCGCCGGTGATATGCGGATGGCTCGCAGATGTTGCTTCGTGGAGATTCCTGTTTGTTGTGCCAACTGTCTTCATGCTCACGGCCGCCTGGTTGTTCAATCGGCACGGAGCGGATCACTGGGCGGAGGAGGATTCGCGTAAGCCTCTCGACTCGCTCGGCATAGGGCTTCTTTTTCTCGGTGCGGTCTGTCTGCAAACCGCCTTGAGCCGCGGCGAGGTAGACGGCTGGTTCGAGTCTTCGACACTTTTCACCTTTTTTCTGGTGGGTATTACTGCAAATTCAATCTTTGTGCTGTGGCAACTTTCTTCTTGGAACAAACACCCCCTTCTTGATTTTGCGATCCTTCGCAATTCTTTAGCTCGCGGCGGCGCCATCCTAGGCTTTCTCGTAGGGTTGCTGCTGGCCGGCAGCCTCTACGTCATCCCCCAGTACCTACGGAATCTTGAAGTTCATTCTGCTCTTCAGACAGGTTTGCTTCTCAGCATAGGCGGTGCGGCCTCTGTACTGGTCCTTTGCTGCTTCCGTTCGATCATCCCTCTATTCGCGAAGATCGGCGGGACCAGCGTACTTCTTTTCGCCCTCGCAGTAGAGATAGCGTCGCAACTCCTCTTTGCGCACTTCGTAACGACGGATACTCCCGATCGAGATCTGTGGCTGCCCTTAGCACTAAACGGGATATTCGTTGGTCTATCCGTTCCTACCCTCGGGATTGTGGCGTTCGCGACAGTCGACAACCAGAAGGCTTCGAACGGTCGAGCAATGTATTACGGATGCAGACAACTCGGCGCATCCGTGGGGGTTACCCTATCGGCGGTCCTCATTGACCGCAGGATGTCCTTTCATTCGTCGAGGCTCCTCGACGCCTTTGCTAATCGAAACCTTTCCGTCCTTGGTCAAGCTTCAGATCTCAGTGACAGAACACTGTCCGCGATGGTTCGGAAGCAAAGTTCGGTGTTGAGCTTTGCCGATACGTTTTACACGATGGCTCTTGTGGCCGCGGTCACCGTGTTCTTCGTTCCACTTCTTTCCGCGCCTGCGCCAGCCCCATCACCCGCGCGCAGTCCTCTGGACGAACAGGGTTCCGCCGCGCTTCCGCAAGCCATCGCTGGAGTGGGCCGATGA
- a CDS encoding sensor histidine kinase: protein MKTARCLRQFPILLGACFACLSSSSGAQSPDQSLQQLYHTAWTFRDGAPISWDLTQTADGYLWLGGRSGLYRFDGVRFERFTPVAGPPLPNTNIQSLDITNDGSLWIGWNVKGLSQLKDGRLVNYGEESGLSSGTVNGVQQDGRGRIWAFSPEGMYRLQNNRWQPLGSGMGYSGATYPYGFTDRNGTMWVGAGRRDVYALSKSDTSFRLVLSGKEIVSITQDARDIVWGLDSKGTMIVLGSPDGKHQSRPLGLPGQMLKALFDRRGDLWIATTTMGIVRIRDFDRYGIGLHSEKVESLSLPNGGLSGETVYQIFEDHEGNIWTATSRGLDRLRNSAFSLLPIEKVHSKSALLEADKGNVYIAHPVGALSREPEALPATPIIPTDLNLAYRSPNGRTWFVGRHFLWQQTAHGFSKYPLPILPEPNLPVESVTSDGGNGLWVTFPIRNGFFHFHDGLWTTSDINPALPTRSARAAMTDEQGRIWFGYSSSRVAILEKSGHVSVMTQDDDEKIGNVLSFHCRGNHIWIGGENGLRRFVDGHFQEIEDAQGNQFLGLSGISETSNGDLWLNGAFNIVMIPASELNRPSSSKSIMVKARVYDVLDGITAGSSGEDVNPTIAQGDNGKMWFALQNAVGMIDPAHSPQNKVAPPVAIQSLTSDSVVYSDLRALKLTPDPDSVRIDYTALSLTVPERVQFRYRLDGFDKDWQNAGTRRQAFYTKLGPGSYHFHVIAANNDGLWNEAGTTFSFIVPPTTVESLWFRILCFLAVACGITLVVAWRFRTMTARMKAHLSERMVERERIARELHDTLLQGFQGLVLKFQNVATQIPQLEPAHTMMNSALDQADEVLKEGRNKVRNLRAEGSDVTDLAEALRLIGEELQSTYHVKFLLSLRGDPLDLHPIVKDETYSIGREALTNAFVHAHATTVECEITFQRRFFALGIRDDGSGIDRQVIEFGRAGHWGLGGMRERALKIRAKFGILSRTDEGTEITLRVPADLAYVDKPTGGYLSFFWRRVRSRGPLDAS from the coding sequence ATGAAGACCGCAAGGTGTCTTCGCCAATTTCCGATCTTGCTCGGCGCATGTTTCGCCTGCTTGAGTTCTTCATCAGGAGCGCAAAGTCCTGACCAATCGCTGCAGCAGCTCTACCATACCGCGTGGACATTTCGAGACGGTGCGCCCATCAGCTGGGATCTCACACAGACCGCAGACGGATACCTTTGGCTCGGCGGGAGAAGCGGGCTGTATCGCTTCGACGGTGTCCGCTTTGAACGTTTCACACCGGTGGCCGGTCCACCGCTGCCAAATACAAACATTCAATCTTTAGACATTACGAATGATGGCTCACTTTGGATCGGATGGAATGTAAAAGGATTGAGTCAACTTAAGGACGGGCGGCTCGTGAACTACGGTGAAGAGTCTGGCCTGTCTAGCGGCACCGTGAATGGTGTTCAGCAAGATGGTCGAGGCCGCATCTGGGCCTTTTCCCCTGAGGGCATGTATCGTTTACAGAATAACCGGTGGCAGCCGCTTGGTTCCGGCATGGGCTACTCTGGTGCGACCTATCCTTACGGTTTTACCGACAGGAATGGAACCATGTGGGTGGGCGCCGGTCGCCGAGATGTGTATGCCCTCTCAAAGTCCGATACCTCGTTCCGTTTGGTTCTCTCCGGAAAGGAGATCGTTTCCATAACCCAAGATGCAAGGGACATTGTCTGGGGGCTAGATTCGAAAGGCACGATGATTGTGCTCGGCTCACCCGATGGTAAACACCAAAGCCGGCCCCTAGGCCTTCCAGGACAAATGCTGAAAGCGCTATTTGATCGGCGAGGTGACCTTTGGATTGCGACAACGACGATGGGCATTGTCAGAATTCGGGACTTCGACCGCTATGGTATCGGGCTCCATAGCGAGAAAGTTGAGAGCCTCTCCCTACCAAATGGAGGGCTATCCGGTGAGACTGTTTATCAAATCTTTGAAGATCATGAAGGTAATATCTGGACCGCAACATCTCGGGGACTTGATCGTCTCCGGAATAGCGCCTTTAGCCTGTTACCAATAGAGAAGGTTCACTCTAAATCAGCTTTGCTAGAAGCTGATAAGGGCAACGTATACATTGCCCATCCGGTCGGGGCACTCAGTCGAGAACCCGAGGCTCTGCCGGCGACGCCGATTATTCCAACTGACCTTAATCTCGCCTATCGCTCTCCTAATGGTCGCACATGGTTCGTCGGCAGGCACTTTCTCTGGCAACAGACCGCACATGGCTTTAGCAAATATCCTCTTCCGATCCTTCCAGAACCTAATCTCCCAGTCGAATCCGTCACTTCCGATGGCGGAAATGGTCTTTGGGTGACGTTTCCAATTCGTAACGGCTTCTTCCATTTTCACGATGGGCTCTGGACTACTTCTGACATCAATCCGGCGTTACCCACGAGAAGCGCCAGGGCTGCCATGACCGATGAACAGGGACGCATCTGGTTCGGCTATAGCTCCAGCAGAGTAGCTATTTTGGAGAAGTCTGGTCACGTAAGTGTGATGACACAAGATGACGACGAGAAAATTGGCAACGTGTTGTCCTTTCACTGCCGGGGCAACCACATCTGGATCGGTGGCGAAAACGGGCTTCGACGTTTTGTCGACGGACACTTTCAAGAAATCGAAGATGCACAAGGAAATCAGTTTCTGGGTTTGTCGGGGATCTCAGAGACGTCAAACGGCGATCTCTGGTTGAATGGTGCCTTCAACATTGTGATGATCCCTGCTTCGGAACTCAACCGCCCGTCGTCGAGTAAATCAATCATGGTGAAGGCTCGCGTCTACGACGTTCTGGACGGCATCACCGCGGGGTCGTCAGGTGAAGATGTGAACCCTACGATCGCTCAAGGTGATAACGGAAAGATGTGGTTCGCGCTTCAAAACGCTGTGGGCATGATAGATCCTGCGCATAGTCCACAAAATAAGGTTGCACCGCCAGTCGCGATCCAATCTCTTACCTCGGATTCAGTCGTCTACTCGGATCTTCGAGCGTTAAAACTGACTCCTGACCCCGATAGCGTGCGCATAGATTACACAGCCTTGAGTCTAACTGTTCCGGAAAGGGTTCAGTTCCGGTACCGCCTTGATGGTTTTGACAAGGATTGGCAGAACGCTGGAACACGCAGGCAAGCGTTCTATACTAAGCTCGGTCCCGGATCCTATCACTTCCATGTCATTGCGGCGAACAACGATGGTCTGTGGAATGAGGCAGGAACAACCTTCTCCTTTATAGTCCCGCCTACTACGGTGGAGTCCCTTTGGTTTCGAATCCTATGTTTTCTCGCAGTTGCATGTGGGATCACTCTAGTTGTTGCCTGGCGATTCAGGACCATGACAGCCCGAATGAAGGCACATCTTTCAGAAAGAATGGTTGAACGCGAAAGGATCGCCCGCGAGTTGCACGACACTCTTCTGCAAGGCTTCCAGGGTCTGGTCCTTAAATTTCAAAATGTAGCAACGCAGATACCTCAGCTTGAACCTGCTCATACCATGATGAACAGTGCTCTTGATCAGGCGGATGAAGTGTTAAAGGAGGGGCGGAACAAAGTTCGGAACCTGCGTGCCGAAGGTTCAGATGTGACAGACTTGGCAGAGGCCTTACGTTTGATCGGCGAAGAACTGCAATCGACCTATCATGTGAAGTTTTTACTTAGTCTCAGGGGTGATCCGCTCGACCTGCACCCTATCGTAAAAGACGAGACTTACTCAATCGGCCGCGAAGCTCTCACAAATGCTTTTGTCCACGCGCACGCGACGACCGTCGAATGCGAGATTACGTTTCAGAGAAGATTTTTTGCCCTTGGGATCCGGGACGACGGAAGCGGAATTGATAGGCAAGTAATAGAATTTGGTCGCGCGGGCCACTGGGGTCTGGGTGGCATGCGCGAACGCGCTCTAAAGATTAGGGCAAAGTTCGGCATTCTGAGTCGCACCGATGAGGGTACGGAGATAACTTTGCGGGTACCCGCTGATTTGGCTTACGTGGATAAGCCAACAGGAGGGTACCTTTCCTTCTTTTGGAGGCGAGTCCGAAGCCGAGGCCCCTTAGATGCAAGCTAA
- a CDS encoding response regulator, translating to MQANKKITVLTVDDHPMIREGIAGAVNLESDMTLVGEATNGQEAIEAFRRLQPDVALMDLQMPVMSGTEALTVIRSEFPSARIIMLTTYDGDVQVVRALRAGAQGYLLKSMLRKELLETIRMVYAGKRCIPREVAERIADNFDHDSLTPREIAVLRLVSNGHSNKLVGQQLSISEDTVKNHMGSILSKLSAQDRTHAVTIAMRRGFLDG from the coding sequence ATGCAAGCTAATAAGAAGATTACTGTCCTTACTGTTGACGACCATCCGATGATCCGAGAGGGAATCGCAGGTGCGGTTAACTTGGAATCGGATATGACACTCGTCGGAGAGGCAACGAATGGTCAAGAGGCCATTGAAGCCTTCAGAAGGCTCCAACCGGACGTCGCACTCATGGATCTACAGATGCCTGTCATGAGTGGGACGGAAGCTCTCACAGTGATTCGATCTGAGTTTCCTTCGGCACGGATCATTATGCTCACAACTTATGATGGAGATGTACAAGTGGTTCGCGCCTTACGTGCCGGGGCTCAGGGATACTTGCTCAAGAGCATGCTGCGCAAAGAGCTCCTCGAAACCATAAGGATGGTTTATGCCGGCAAACGTTGCATCCCTAGAGAAGTTGCGGAGCGGATCGCGGATAATTTCGATCATGATTCATTGACTCCAAGAGAAATTGCGGTACTCCGATTAGTTTCGAACGGACATTCGAATAAGCTAGTCGGGCAGCAACTATCGATCTCAGAAGACACGGTGAAAAATCACATGGGGAGTATCCTGTCGAAGCTCTCGGCGCAAGATCGAACTCATGCTGTGACGATCGCGATGAGGCGTGGCTTCCTCGACGGATAG
- a CDS encoding TetR/AcrR family transcriptional regulator — translation MTVRRNEQRTRSLILQAAFEIVCIYGFSGVTLGNLAKHIGMSKSGLFAHFKSIEQLHRELIKHIGSVFRTEVVSPALNVAEGLPRLEATIANWLTWASRPTALGGAPLLAGFFEFDDREGSVRDSLLEEGIRWCTHLRQLVTQAIAMDDFRQDLDAEQFVFELCGIYFSFHVSERFMRDSGSRGFARLAVEELINRARRR, via the coding sequence ATGACTGTAAGACGAAATGAGCAGCGGACCCGGTCGCTCATACTTCAAGCTGCATTCGAGATCGTCTGTATCTATGGGTTTTCCGGAGTGACATTAGGGAATCTCGCAAAACACATAGGAATGTCGAAGAGTGGCCTCTTTGCTCATTTCAAATCGATAGAGCAACTTCACCGGGAGCTGATTAAACACATTGGCAGTGTCTTTCGCACGGAAGTTGTGTCCCCAGCTCTCAATGTCGCCGAAGGGCTCCCTCGATTGGAAGCCACCATCGCAAACTGGTTGACGTGGGCGTCTCGTCCGACGGCCTTAGGCGGCGCTCCACTCTTAGCGGGCTTTTTCGAATTCGATGACCGTGAAGGTTCGGTCCGAGATTCTCTCTTAGAGGAAGGAATTCGCTGGTGCACTCACCTGCGGCAGCTCGTTACCCAAGCCATCGCAATGGACGACTTCCGCCAGGATCTTGACGCGGAGCAGTTTGTCTTCGAGCTTTGCGGTATCTACTTCAGCTTCCATGTCTCGGAGCGCTTCATGCGCGATTCAGGCTCGCGTGGTTTCGCAAGACTGGCTGTCGAAGAACTCATCAACCGTGCTCGCAGGCGTTAG
- a CDS encoding helix-turn-helix domain-containing protein, which produces MIPEYDWSYYQLQKHMKAVADMNDRRNPQPYKSVQGSPLPSIADSVCTAPTSETRGRTAVIPLLPHTRTTNASVDYVHLPRLVVTVHLNPVRVQQRWLLDVSADPKIDTAENLSIDADWALSPEVAHTCDSVQFHLPRTTLNDFTDANGLPRLSIECHGDLSESPVFAQLTSLIIPCIEAPSLFSSTFMNHFVMLFCSHVVHLWSSRSKDEEVHRGGLSTWQRRRAMELLSKGTYDDVKLAVIAKECRLSVSHFARSFKKTFGLPVHRWVIDQRVDHAKQLLLNSNESLIEIAFQAGFCDQASFNRTFAKLTGTSPGRWRRDFKV; this is translated from the coding sequence ATGATTCCCGAGTACGACTGGTCGTATTATCAATTGCAGAAGCACATGAAGGCGGTAGCGGACATGAATGACAGACGCAACCCACAGCCCTACAAAAGCGTTCAAGGGAGCCCGCTCCCTTCAATCGCAGACAGCGTGTGTACCGCGCCCACATCAGAGACGCGCGGCAGAACGGCAGTAATACCTCTATTGCCTCACACCCGAACGACAAATGCTTCGGTTGACTACGTTCATCTGCCAAGGCTGGTCGTCACCGTCCATCTCAACCCTGTCCGGGTGCAACAACGGTGGCTGCTTGATGTTTCTGCCGATCCCAAGATCGACACTGCCGAAAACCTCAGTATCGACGCCGACTGGGCACTTTCACCTGAGGTGGCTCATACGTGCGATTCCGTGCAGTTTCATCTTCCACGGACGACGCTCAACGACTTCACCGACGCCAACGGGCTGCCTCGACTCTCCATTGAATGCCATGGGGATTTGAGTGAGTCTCCGGTCTTTGCGCAGCTCACGAGCCTTATCATTCCCTGCATTGAAGCGCCCTCTCTCTTCTCGTCCACCTTCATGAATCACTTCGTGATGCTCTTTTGCTCACATGTGGTTCATCTTTGGAGCTCCCGGTCGAAGGATGAAGAGGTACATCGCGGCGGTCTCTCCACCTGGCAGAGGCGGCGGGCGATGGAGCTCTTGTCAAAGGGAACGTACGACGATGTCAAGCTGGCGGTAATTGCCAAAGAGTGCCGCTTGTCTGTGAGCCATTTCGCGCGGTCCTTCAAGAAAACCTTCGGACTTCCTGTTCACCGCTGGGTTATCGATCAGCGCGTCGATCACGCTAAACAACTCCTTCTCAACTCCAATGAATCTTTGATAGAGATTGCATTCCAAGCCGGATTTTGTGACCAAGCGTCGTTCAATCGAACATTCGCGAAGCTCACTGGCACCAGCCCCGGCCGCTGGCGTAGGGACTTCAAGGTGTAG